A region from the Drosophila ananassae strain 14024-0371.13 chromosome 2L, ASM1763931v2, whole genome shotgun sequence genome encodes:
- the LOC26514301 gene encoding seminase encodes MVYIFLLLMVIATFWPLPTGGRVYQNNIRLRTQKFRRSWNGPEQNTGQNYGGWLMRIVNVDGSSICGAAYYSPLLLITSANCIHPYRYSLEGTSVEPTAFLSNCENIFGLIDTVYTPEEFKYLGQYMDIAVIRLKRPIQGKLTEFIRLCSTPIKTGMKMTAYAWGFDSLNIVVQTSDARNGSVTVEDPKECNKKYRNLYKVSKTSFCVTHPKKPTDCRYDGGAPLTYGTELCGVVSHGPLCSDTSQPGIYTDINLVAKFIKDVEKKIASGKLVRSLLFQQKFQKYSLRKSSCEEL; translated from the coding sequence ATGGTGTACATTTTCCTTTTGCTAATGGTGATCGCGACATTCTGGCCACTTCCGACAGGGGGAAGGGTTTATCAGAATAACATCCGTCTcaggacgcaaaaatttcggCGCTCTTGGAACGGTCCCGAGCAAAATACGGGTCAAAACTACGGCGGTTGGCTGATGCGGATTGTGAACGTGGATGGGTCCTCGATATGTGGTGCCGCGTACTACTCTCCCTTGCTGCTGATCACCTCGGCAAACTGCATCCATCCCTACCGGTATAGTCTTGAGGGCACCAGTGTGGAGCCGACCGCCTTCCTTAGCAACTGCGAGAACATTTTCGGACTGATTGATACCGTGTACACGCCGGAAGAGTTCAAGTACCTGGGTCAGTACATGGACATCGCCGTCATCCGACTGAAGCGGCCCATCCAAGGAAAACTGACGGAATTCATTCGTTTGTGCAGCACTCCTATTAAAACTGGCATGAAAATGACTGCCTATGCCTGGGGGTTCGACTCCCTCAATATCGTAGTACAAACCTCGGACGCTAGAAACGGGTCCGTAACAGTGGAGGATCCCAAGGAATGCAACAAAAAGTACCGTAATCTATACAAAGTGTCCAAAACCTCCTTTTGTGTGACGCATCCCAAGAAACCTACAGACTGCCGCTACGACGGCGGAGCACCTCTGACCTACGGCACCGAACTCTGTGGAGTTGTCTCTCATGGACCTCTGTGCAGCGACACCAGTCAGCCCGGCATCTACACGGATATCAATTTGGTGGCCAAGTTTATAAAGGatgtggaaaaaaaaattgcatcaGGAAAATTGGTCCGATCCCTATTATTCCAACAAAAGTTCCAAAAGTATTCGCTCAGAAAGTCTTCCTGTGAAGAACTTTGA
- the LOC6498837 gene encoding seminase has protein sequence MRGLSYQLLWFLVLQIYLQIGHGKIYKRSVSRKTPKERRTWGGMDTNTGPNFGGWLLRILDSKGEFACGGAYYAPLLAITSANCIYPHRNNLHGAAVEGTAFSKCDPELYSEIDTVHIPEKFIYHKRFMDVALVRLKTPIKGLLTEFIKLCSVDLVPGMSMTVFGWGFDSMEVQKPTTHPRSAEVTMEAIPTCRRKYGMSLLLASTSVCVKQPKNSNDCLYDGGCPLIYGNELCGIVSLGSQCQNTSYPGIFTNIKRVVTFITETEEAIRSGTILRTGRKTTKHPKKPMPRTQPKPSLLQITKKETSTTENMLDTMVCEFSRPMRTVTQSMTSTTEGYSEERTNSDL, from the exons ATGCGAGGTCTAAGCTATCAGCTTCTGTGGTTTCTTGTTCTTCAAATATACCTGCAAATAGGTCATGGCAAGATTTATAAGCGTTCGGTGTCCAGAAAAACTCCTAAAGAACGACGAACTTGGGGTGGCATGGACACGAATACAGGGCCAAATTTTGGAGGATGGCTTCTGAGGATCCTCGACAGCAAAGGAGAGTTTGCCTGCGGAGGAGCCTACTATGCCCCACTCCTGGCGATCACCTCTGCAAATTGTATCTACCCGCATCGGAACAATTTACATGGTGCCGCCGTGGAGGGGACAGCCTTTTCCAAATGCGACCCGGAGCTTTATTCGGAAATCGACACAGTCCACATTCCGGAAAAGTTTATATATCACAAACGATTCATGGACGTGGCTCTGGTGCGTCTGAAGACTCCTATTAAAGGCCTACTCACCGAGTTTATCAAATTATGCTCTGTGGATCTCGTTCCTGGAATGTCTATGACGGTTTTCGGATGGGGCTTCGACAGCATGGAAGTGCAGAAGCCTACCACGCATCCCCGCAGTGCCGAAGTTACCATGGAGGCAATTCCCACTTGCCGCAGGAAGTATGGGATGTCACTTCTTCTGGCCAGCACTTCCGTGTGCGTCAAGCAAcccaaaaattcaaatgacTGCCTCTATGACGGTGGATGTCCACTGATCTACGGAAACGAGCTCTGTGGTATTGTGTCTTTGGGATCCCAATGCCAAAACACCTCCTATCCGGGAATCTTTACCAACATCAAACGAGTGGTAACCTTCATCACAGAGACCGAAGAAGCTATTCGATCGGGAACCATACTGCGAACTGGAAGAAAGACAACAAAACATCCTAAAAAGCCCATGCCGAGAACACAACCAAAACCTTCTCTTCTTCAAATAACGAAAAAGGAAACCTCAACGACGGAAAACATGTTGGACACAATGGTGTGCGAGTTTTCGCGGCCCATGAGAACG GTAACACAGTCAATGACAAGCACTACAGAAGGCTACAGTGAAGAAAGAACTAACTCCGATTTGTAA